Proteins encoded together in one Impatiens glandulifera chromosome 1, dImpGla2.1, whole genome shotgun sequence window:
- the LOC124944398 gene encoding myb-like protein X — MTNNIYDEFFECDTRKRKIEVFEEEEKLERTPKPPTKKSRHISPKVPEVSGETSQESSSHSIPSATTPIPNVSTSCAPNRVSQDLTAKLDVLTNVVNEIKKDVNDIKSEIKLMKDNQQLIITLLGQRNEQKNDGGEEKEEAGTAAIDTQKRTTKRKNNNLTLVENRTKRKNDDVDNENRTKRKNDELMNSKRKKNDDKMKKTEDDDEITRKRNERKERRERLAILSKKKIDDELAKKRNAEKLAKKRKAEKRKSKKNDEEEEDEYEDEETEEEETLEKDEETEEEDEETEEEDEETEENDENDDSPPTPKTSRKLVFDGPEEKNDDVHENKENKEVEENKEEGENKEVEENKEEEVEVEENKEVEEDKEKEVEVEVEVEENKDKEKEVEVEKEKEKEVEKEAEKNDKVLHHALHSNSTIFRRKKKSKQLGEYTDPGGKGFKLNDPVKVNPLLRIDEEKMKELKKWLKSDANDFKELTTCSADRSLFNRLLKPQQWLHNTEIDEICHLLKRRVEEFPKTYPRNFSIADSNLSQKMSNRYEVFTPNPAGYEFDDLMEYVIGEGSNPWNIVDMIYVPLNIKQKHWVLCKIHLQDWCIYVYDCEQNMFPKDEYDTFLEPMCVMVPYLLEQGFNTSDKQRFPQIKLDAMPYSIIPHPIVPKTTKSGDCGVFTIMHLEYLTASLDISNVVTENMNFWRNKWAVRLFHQIVDP; from the exons atgacaaacaacatttatgatgaattctttgaaTGTGATAcgaggaagagaaagattgaggtttttgaagaagaagaaaaacttgAAAGGACTCCCAAACCGCCGACCAAGAAGAGTAGACATATTAGTCCCAAGGTCCCTGAAGTTAGTGGTGAAACTAGCCAAGAAAGCTCCTCTCATTCAATCCCTTCTGCGACGACTCCTATTCCAAATGTGTCTACATCTTGTGCACCAAATCGAGTGTCTCAAGACTTAACTGCCAAACTTGATGTGCTGACAAATGTTGTGAATGAGATTAAAAAGGATGTCAATGACATTAAAAGTGAAATCAAGCTCATGAAGGACAATCAACAACTTATAATCACATTATTGGGGCAAAGAAATGAACAAAAGAATGatggaggagaagaaaaagaagaggcaGGTACAGCTGCAATTGATACTCAGAAGAGGACGACAAAGAGAAAGAATAATAATCTTACACTTGTTGAGAATAGAACGAAgaggaagaatgatgatgttgataatgAGAATAGGACGAAGAGGAAGAATGATGAGTTGATGAACTCTAAGAGGAAGAAGAATGACGATAAGATGAAGAAGACtgaggatgatgatgagattACAAGAAAGAGGAATGAGAGGAAGGAGAGGCGAGAGAGGCTGGCGATTTTGTCAAAGAAGAAGATTGATGAtgagttggccaagaagaggaATGCTGAGAagttggccaagaagaggaAGGCTGAGAAGAGGAAATCGAAAAAG AAcgatgaggaggaggaggacgagtACGAGGACGAGGAGACTGAGGAGGAGGAGACTTTGGAGAAGGACGAGGAGACTgaggaggaggacgaggagacagaggaggaggacgaggagACTGAGGAGAATGACGAG AATGATGATTCGCCCCCCACGCCAAAAACCTCTCGCAAATTGGTTTTTGATGGCCCAGAggagaagaatgatgatgtgcATGAGAACAAGGAGaataaggaggtggaggagaacAAGGAGGAGGGGGAGAATAAGGAGGTAGAGGAGAATAAGGAGGAGGAAGTGGAGGTGGAGGAGaataaggaggtggaggaggacAAGGAaaaggaggtggaggtggaggtggaggtggaggagaACAAGGACAAGGagaaggaggtggaggtggagaagGAGAAAGAGAAGGAGGTGGAGAAGGAAGCTGAGAAGAATGACAAGGTATTGCACCACGCCCTACATTCAAATTCCACAAT TTTTCGGAGAAAGAAGAAGTCGAAACAATTGGGGGAATACACCGACCCTGGTGGGAAAGGGTTTAAACTAAATGATCCGGTTAAGGTTAATCCTTTGTTACGAATTGACGAGGAAAAGATGAAGGAGTTGAAGAAATGGTTAAAGAGTGATGCAAATGATTTCAAGGAGTTGACGACTTGCTCTGCAGATCGTTCTTTATTCAACAGATTGCTCAAGCCTCAACAATGGTTACACAATACG GAGATAGATGAAATCTGTCATCTACTGAAACGAAGGGTTGAGGAGTTCCCTAAGACATATCCAAGAAATTTCTCAATTGCTGACTCCAATTTATCTCAGAAGATGAGTAATCGCTATGAAGTGTTTACCCCGAATCCTGCAGGCTACGAATTCGACGATCTCATGGAATACGTAATTGGTGAAGGAAGTAATCCTTGGAATATTGTTGATATGATATACGTACCCTTGAACATAAAGCAGAAGCACTGGGTCCTGTGCAAGATTCATCTTCAAGATTGGTGCATATATGTATATGACTGCGAACAGAATATGTTCCCAAAGGATGAATATGACACATTCTTGGAACCAATGTGTGTAATGGTGCCGTACTTGCTTGAACAGGGGTTCAACACGAGCGATAAACAAAGGTTTCCACAGATCAAATTGGATGCGATGCCATATTCCATAATACCACACCCAATAGTCCCAAAGACAACCAAAAGTGGGGACTGTGGGGTTTTTACTATTATGCATTTGGAATACCTTACTGCCTCATTGGATATATCAAATGTGGTCactgaaaatatgaatttttggaGAAACAAATGGGCAGTaaggttattccatcaaattgtAGACCCTTGA
- the LOC124938919 gene encoding protein NRT1/ PTR FAMILY 1.2-like, translating into MVNNMYEEKTEMKEAPLLEQGYNKKGGFRTIPFIIANETFERVASIGMSLNMITYLMNQYHFEMMSASNLLYCWSTATNLFPLIGAYFSDSFVTRYWMIAYGCIFSFLGTVILWLTTMIPQLRPPPCVDSSNNCISPTTFHFMFLCSSFLFMSIGAGGIRSASMAFGLDQLQDNAQSLNRKGAMETYINWYSATSTLSVVIAMTFIVYIQDNLGWKIGFGVPLVLMFLSAISFFLASSLYVKSKPNSSLITGFIQVIVASFKKRNFPLPSNEKDLLYHHDINSILVVPSEKIRFLNKSCMMEDRNEDLTPKGSASNPWSLCSVDQVEALKKLMMLIPLWSTGILLSVNFSQPSFPVLQAGSMDRYITQNFQIPAATFSIFTIISLVSWLLVYDRILIPFASYILGRPARLNPITRMGLGIFLSFLSMVVAAYVEGVRRSVAIREGLVDNPKGMVPMSVFWLVPQYMLMGVAEALNMVAQTELYICELPKGLASIATNLSTISIGLGGVLASFIMTSIDGITKRGGNESWVSSNINKGHYDYYHWVLAGLSLVNVFYFMVCSRHYYASTRMKSKR; encoded by the exons ATGGTGAATAACATGTACGAAGAGAAAACGGAAATGAAAGAAGCTCCTCTTCTCGAACAGGGCTATAATAAGAAGGGAGGTTTTCGAACCATTCCTTTCATCATAG CCAACGAGACATTCGAAAGAGTTGCCAGTATTGGAATGTCATTGAACATGATAACCTACTTGATGAATCAATACCATTTCGAGATGATGTCTGCTTCCAATCTTCTCTATTGTTGGTCCACCGCTACCAATTTATTCCCCCTAATCGGTGCTTACTTCTCTGATTCCTTTGTTACCCGTTACTGGATGATCGCCTATGGCTGCATTTTCAGCTTCCTG GGAACAGTAATTTTGTGGCTGACGACTATGATTCCACAATTAAGGCCTCCTCCATGTGTAGATTCATCCAACAACTGTATCTCACCAACAACCTTTCATTTcatgttcttgtgttcttcgtTCTTGTTCATGTCCATTGGAGCTGGGGGTATCCGTTCGGCTTCAATGGCTTTCGGTCTAGATCAGCTCCAAGATAATGCACAGAGCTTGAACAGAAAAGGCGCCATGGAGACTTACATAAACTGGTACAGTGCTACCTCCACATTGTCAGTTGTGATTGCTATGACATTTATTGTGTATATTCAAGATAACTTGGGCTGGAAAATTGGCTTTGGAGTTCCTTTAGTGCTCATGTTCTTGTCAGCCATTTCTTTCTTCTTGGCTTCCTCTTTGTATGTGAAATCAAAGCCGAATTCCAGCTTGATCACAGGGTTTATTCAAGTGATTGTAGCTTCTTTCAAGAAGAGAAATTTTCCGTTGCCATCAAATGAAAAAGATTTGTTGTATCACCACGATATAAATTCTATATTAGTTGTTCCTAGCGAGAAAATAAG GTTTTTGAACAAATCTTGTATGATGGAAGATCGAAATGAGGACCTTACTCCAAAGGGAAGTGCTTCAAATCCATGGAGCCTTTGCAGTGTGGATCAAGTGGAAGCCTTGAAGAAACTAATGATGCTAATCCCTCTTTGGTCCACAGGTATCCTCCTGTCAGTAAATTTCAGCCAGCCATCATTCCCAGTCTTGCAAGCCGGTTCAATGGACAGATACATCACACAAAACTTCCAAATACCAGCAGCAACCTTCTCCATATTCACCATCATTTCCTTGGTTTCTTGGTTATTGGTATATGACCGCATACTCATTCCATTCGCATCCTACATTCTAGGAAGGCCTGCACGGTTGAACCCCATTACTAGGATGGGACTAGGGATATTCTTGTCATTTTTATCCATGGTTGTAGCAGCTTATGTAGAGGGTGTGAGGCGGTCTGTTGCAATAAGAGAAGGGCTTGTGGATAATCCGAAAGGTATGGTTCCAATGTCGGTGTTTTGGCTAGTGCCTCAATACATGTTGATGGGTGTGGCGGAGGCACTGAATATGGTTGCTCAAACGGAGCTGTATATTTGTGAGTTACCTAAGGGTTTGGCTAGCATTGCGACTAATCTCTCGACAATTTCCATTGGTTTAGGTGGAGTATTAGCTAGCTTTATAATGACTAGCATTGATGGGATTACTAAGAGAGGAGGAAATGAAAGTTGGGTCTCTAGTAATATTAACAAAGGTCACTATGATTACTATCATTGGGTTCTTGCTGGCCTTAGTTTGGTTaatgttttctattttatgGTTTGTAGTAGGCATTATTATGCCTCTAcaagaatgaaatcaaagagatag